The Apium graveolens cultivar Ventura chromosome 11, ASM990537v1, whole genome shotgun sequence genome has a window encoding:
- the LOC141698347 gene encoding transcription factor MYB41-like: MAAFKKCPWTPEEDMQLVSYIRTYGIWNWSQMPKHAGLSRSGKSCRLRWMNYLNPEVRRGNYTQEEDEIIINMRHVGVGWSAIAARLPGRTDNEIKNRWHSHLKKRRANNVVDEIKEPKMEEMAFTMDTLTVYDHPNDDAVAAEVPILEEVYEDYPISSYMSNNVGASSSSNINTPQAFGTSVDPHISFWREPYLLEDVCGIDQYATYVDPEFRMPRAQDCFGEPFYPYYDTLYGNHGF, from the exons ATGGCAGCATTCAAGAAATGTCCTTGGACTCCTGAAGAAGACATGCAACTGGTGTCTTATATTAGAACATATGGCATTTGGAATTGGAGCCAAATGCCTAAACATGCTG GATTGTCAAGGAGTGGGAAGAGTTGCAGATTGAGGTGGATGAACTATTTGAATCCGGAAGTTAGGCGTGGTAACTACACTCAAGAGGAAGATGAAATCATAATCAACATGCGTCATGTCGGAGTCGG TTGGTCTGCAATAGCAGCAAGGCTTCCTGGACGCACTGATAACGAAATCAAAAATCGTTGGCATTCCCACCTCAAGAAACGAAGAGCCAACAATGTGGTGGACGAAATCAAGGAGCCAAAAATGGAGGAAATGGCATTCACAATGGATACACTAACAGTATATGACCATCCAAATGACGACGCTGTTGCTGCTGAAGTTCCAATATTAGAAGAAGTCTACGAAGACTACCCAATCTCATCCTACATGTCAAACAATGTTGGTGCTTCCTCAAGCTCAAACATTAACACCCCTCAAGCTTTTGGAACGAGCGTTGATCCCCACATAAGTTTTTGGAGAGAACCATATTTGTTGGAAGATGTGTGCGGAATTGATCAGTATGCAACATATGTTGATCCTGAATTCCGAATGCCACGTGCTCAAGATTGCTTTGGAGAGCCTTTCTATCCATATTATGACACTTTATACGGAAACCATGGTTTCTGA